The Marinobacter salsuginis sequence GATAGGCCTTCTCTTCATATTTTTTTCTGAGATCCTGCTCGGTTTTCTCTACGCGTTCGAGCTGAACATACTGATCTTTAACGAAAAACCAATAGCCCCCGCCGCCAATAAGAGCAAAGACGATCAAAACCACAATGGCCTTAATTGGAGCTGGCCAGATACCGGCATTATTGACGTCAAGATCGTTTATATCGAATTCATTCAGGCTTTTAAGTGAGTCGGCGAGGCTCATTGGCTATCCTCCCCCTCGGGCTCAGGAGTTTTTTGTTGAACTGAAAGATTGAATTGACTGTAACCCGCCCGACGACTCTCGGCAGCCGACACGTTGGACAAATCAGGATCCGTGAACCAGTCCGACTCTTCGAACTGACGCATCAGTGTAGATACCCGGCTGTTGGACTCAGACATCCCTACGATGTCAATCTGGTCTCCAGTGCGCTTGAGATCAGTGTAGAAAAGGCCATCAGGCAAAGTTCTGACCAACTCATCAAACACGCGGACAATGACGGGCCTCTTACCCTGAAGATCCTGAATAACCTGCATGCGCGCAAGCAACTCATCCCTCTTACGTTTGAGATCCTCAATTTCCTTGATCTGCTGATCCAGATTTTTCGTCGCCGTTTCCAGATAAGCATTCCGTGATTGCTGATAAGCAATACGGCTATCCATATCGGTCTTCCAGAGGAACACCAGCCCGCCCGCAATGATTGCGGCGCCAAGAATCATGACCACAAACTGTTTCTGTTTCTCCGCACGAAGTTCCTCGCGCCACGGTCGAAGGTTAATCTTTGCCATCAGTCGAAGCTCCTCATTGCCAGGCCGCAGGCAATCATCAGAGACGGCGCATCGTTACTCAGTGCCGATGCGTTGACCCGAGACCCAACCGCCATGTCTGCAAAAGGATTCGCGACCAAA is a genomic window containing:
- a CDS encoding PilN domain-containing protein; its protein translation is MAKINLRPWREELRAEKQKQFVVMILGAAIIAGGLVFLWKTDMDSRIAYQQSRNAYLETATKNLDQQIKEIEDLKRKRDELLARMQVIQDLQGKRPVIVRVFDELVRTLPDGLFYTDLKRTGDQIDIVGMSESNSRVSTLMRQFEESDWFTDPDLSNVSAAESRRAGYSQFNLSVQQKTPEPEGEDSQ